One part of the Rutidosis leptorrhynchoides isolate AG116_Rl617_1_P2 chromosome 1, CSIRO_AGI_Rlap_v1, whole genome shotgun sequence genome encodes these proteins:
- the LOC139854868 gene encoding uncharacterized protein yields MTYFHVLENGVSLKWVVTSSTKEFSLGRGVRQGDPLSPFLFILAAEGLNMLTKSAFERGFFEGVEIGKWRWRFHTEPNSIWAEVIKNLYGPKGGFDVDSFHQHSSTRGTWHNVIIAGKKIDSMGIPFNKSFIKTVGNGATTAFWEDPWIDGECLKSKFKRLYNLETVKDATVQMRVIQLENGSSGSWSWTRSPSGRAMGELETLNNLIKSFVFKNSEADDSWAWNATSNGRFTTKMLYDKIEEKRNAGISLNLEVQRNHLVPKKIEIFIWRARLRRLPVRVELDKRGLDLDSVLCPLYKIDIESVEHC; encoded by the exons ATGACTTACTTTCATGTGTTGGAGAATGGTGTAAGCTTAAaatg ggtcgttacatcgtCTACAAAAGAATTTTCGTTAGGAAGAGGAGTGAGACAAGGTGATCCCTTATCACCATTCTTATTCATCTTAGCGGCGGAAGGATTGAACATGCTAACTAAGTCGGCTTTCGAGAGGGGATTTTTTGAAGGTGTGGAAATTG GGAAATGGAGGTGGCGGTTTCATACCGAACCAAACTCTATTTGGGCAGAAGTCATAAAAAACTTATATGGCCCAAAGGGTGGGTTCGATGTTGATTCCTTCCACCAACATTCCTCTACTCGTGGTACTTGGCATAATGTTATAATTGCGGGGAAAAAGATCGATAGCATGGGAATACCCTTCAACAAATCTTTCATCAAAACAGTAGGGAATGGTGCTACAACGGCTTTTTGGGAAGACCCATGGATTGATGGCGAGTGCTTAAAATCAAAGTTCAAGAGGCTATATAATCTAGAGACTGTTAAAGATGCAACAGTGCAAATGAGGGTTATACAACTCGAGAATGGCAGTTCGGGATCTTGGAGCTGGACTAGAAGCCCCTCTGGTCGAGCAATGGGTGAGCTGGAAACCTTGAACAATTTAATCAAGTCTTTTGTGTTCAAAAACAGTGAGGCAGATGATTCATGGGCCTGGAATGcaacttcaaatggtagattcaCTACTAAGATGTTATATGACAAAATTGAAGAAAAAAGAAATGCAGGTATTTCGCTTAATCTGGAGGTGCAAAGAAATCATTTAGTCCCAAAAAAGATTGAGATTTTCATATGGAGAGCAAGGTTGAGAAGATTGCCAGTTCGTGTGGAGTTAGACAAGCGAGGTTTGGATCTCGACTCGGTACTTTGTCCTCTATACAAAATTGATATTGAGTCGGTAGAACATTGCTAA